A DNA window from Drosophila pseudoobscura strain MV-25-SWS-2005 chromosome 2, UCI_Dpse_MV25, whole genome shotgun sequence contains the following coding sequences:
- the LOC4801174 gene encoding uncharacterized protein produces the protein MPTATAAAHLPIQKRKYHEHNGEPGCQSLEEMNRMFRNFWDPTAYWVCDTQGTRARLQRCPKSQLYSEELGRCVHYTDWSWSDFKEPPSRPKATSTQSVSTQ, from the coding sequence ATGCCTACCGCCACTGCTGCCGCCCATCTGCCCATTCAGAAGCGGAAATATCATGAGCATAACGGCGAACCGGGCTGCCAGAGTCTGGAGGAGATGAACCGCATGTTCCGCAATTTCTGGGATCCCACGGCGTACTGGGTGTGCGATACGCAGGGCACACGTGCCCGCCTCCAACGCTGCCCCAAGTCTCAGCTGTACTCCGAGGAGCTGGGACGGTGTGTCCACTACACGGACTGGTCGTGGTCGGACTTCAAAGAGCCACCAAGCCGGCCCAAGGCCACCAGCACTCAGTCTGTGTCCACTCAGTAG
- the LOC4801171 gene encoding uncharacterized protein codes for MASAGKTPQISHSDCLSYLKTLGDVQPEEAARQLAQKIGAEEEAAQGDTCGANQAALNINFRVYYHIVDKYALKDEHFADLPKRLTCEEPIAFLMLQSVLLTDHWKRLDADLLEEKCIAAILAALAQNSLSLIPVLKATNLLVKKYPQLQLLPLQLEHFYHCLQRQSQTGSREEALTLFNHCCKQQKRAFGYFRLIMQFWPWTNRNKYYLLSGILNWHSLPDLLAASNQSESEFFSGLRLSLSYKGLRAASQYPVKSLSNQRSPALLAGSVELLVNGSVAEIQNFHSQWFLRIQQRNELFELLQSNPRIVEFLACSEDVSSPNDQLRLILIFSMFAKEIYATSKLHFFKISTELLTNCSHFETEAQLLIFRFLVENLPNFAVEDCLEFFHSFIERHRSVESSEFRNTMLGKMPTIINHTAKHFHKVLKVANGVRVDGLAQNIKRFFSQLQELIDRDIHCEVYQPKIFALKLLEILNRSLYADHVAKNAKMCSTQQNQQMGAFLLDRGVFRPQLVAQQLFETLNNPQGFDDALELTVSLILQLGHVNTEQCVQRCLALCSSSDVDECALVSLYAQLAVKSQQETGTGLYRECVKRLPEKLETFLKDPLLTAKEGGNLFGYLCVLDEVVKAGGRSAKESQEIKDLLPLLERILNGILKFLNLSNARRRQADAEEEADMAPSFQDMDESLQLLVNESAFDAKDDAEACGKYLLMSFWLTLKGCCDLAASMGCSLLQTDAAAQADWDALRRCLDINVAVLTRCRHKGAIESGGLSIGRLTRGITRTLKSEDKGFQLLHECLERELLAESRQVSTTRRGAGFAIMFLHVLKNDNPRHRLILHRAVQQILQRLTESRPNVTDGNHDRWEALVLHYLCVLVRDTELRPAMSKYYNEIMMVAMEHIDNAEWTISNAALQLFGASLGKLVGQRQATEFETRPVWEPSELNYDELVCLLPRACEHMLDCCDRRKVVTSSIILFLGFLSKVEHLRTTTAHTGGSDVDPRLLRFRRLSWRLLRHRCEQVRKLAATCFVRSHEFRCDLPVALLASAKLAAHLTEENFYEGLLYTLTAGVHKLQHEARHVWSGQRLEKFFDDLVTTLAVTERVRRFKPFTLNVLLELLELLKSTDKAALVRQLQDQSQSH; via the exons ATGGCGTCCGCCGGGAAAACACCGCAAATTAGCCACAGCGACTGTCTGTCCTACTTAAAG ACTCTCGGCGATGTCCAGCCCGAGGAGGCGGCCCGCCAGTTGGCCCAGAAAATCGgtgcggaggaggaggctgcgCAGGGCGACACGTGCGGGGCAAACCAGGCCGCCCTGAACATCAACTTTCGTGTGTACTACCACATTGTGGACAAATACGCCCTCAAGGATGAGCACTTTGCCGACTTGCCGAAGCGGCTGACCTGCGAGGAGCCAATCGCATTCCTGATGCTGCAGTCCGTGCTGCTCACCGACCACTGGAAGCGGCTGGATGCGGATCTGCTGGAAGAGAAGTGCATTGCAGCCATACTGGCAGCCCTGGCGCAGAACAGCTTGAGTCTGATACCCGTGCTAAAGGCCACCAATCTCCTGGTGAAGAAGTacccgcagctgcagctcctgccGCTGCAACTGGAGCACTTTTATCACTGCCTGCAGCGTCAGAGCCAGACGGGATCGCGCGAGGAGGCCCTGACGCTGTTCAATCACTGCTgcaagcagcagaagcgaGCCTTCGGCTACTTCCGCCTGATTATGCAGTTCTGGCCGTGGACGAACCGCAACAAATACTATCTTCTGAGTGGCATACTAAACTGGCACTCACTGCCAGATCTACTGGCTGCGAGCAACCAAAGCGAGTCGGAGTTCTTCAGCGGCCTGCGGCTCAGCCTGAGCTACAAGGGTCTGCGGGCAGCCAGTCAGTATCCGGTCAAGAGCCTGAGCAATCAGCGATCCCCCGCCTTACTGGCCGGCAGTGTGGAGCTGCTGGTTAATGGGAGCGTGGCCGAAATACAGAATTTTCACTCCCAATGGTTCCTGCGCATCCAGCAACGCAATGAGCTCTTCGAGCTCCTGCAATCAAATCCGCGGATTGTGGAATTTCTGGCCTGTTCCGAGGATGTGAGCTCGCCCAACGACCAACTGCGGCTGATACTCATCTTCAGCATGTTCGCGAAGGAGATTTACGCCACCTCCAAGCTGCATTTCTTCAAGATCAGCACGGAACTGTTGACCAACTGCAGCCACTTCGAGACGGAAGCCCAGCTGCTGATATTTCGGTTTCTGGTCGAAAATCTACCCAACTTTGCGGTCGAGGATTGCCTGGAGTTCTTCCACAGCTTTATCGAACGCCATCGTAGTGTGGAGAGCTCTGAGTTCCGCAACACGATGCTGGGCAAGATGCCCACAATCATTAACCACACTGCCAAGCACTTTCACAAGGTGCTCAAGGTGGCCAACGGCGTGAGAGTGGATGGTCTCGCACAGAACATAAAGCGCTTCTTTTCGCAACTGCAGGAGCTGATCGACCGGGACATCCACTGCGAGGTCTATCAGCCGAAAATCTTTGCCCTCAAGCTGCTGGAAATCCTCAACAGATCGTTGTACGCCGACCATGTCGCAAAGAACGCCAAAATGTGCAGCACACAGCAGAACCAGCAAATGGGCGCATTCCTGCTCGATCGAGGAGTATTCCGGCCTCAATTGGTGGCCCAGCAGCTGTTTGAAACTCTAAACAATCCCCAAGGCTTTGACGATGCCCTGGAGCTGACTGTCTCGCTGATCCTTCAACTGGGTCACGTGAACACGGAGCAGTGTGTGCAGCGTTGCCTGGCCCTTTGCTCCAGCTCCGATGTGGATGAATGTGCCCTCGTCTCGCTTTATGCCCAGCTGGCTGTCAAAAGCCAGCAGGAAACAGGAACCGGCTTGTACAGGGAATGTGTTAAGCGGTTGCCAGAGAAGCTGGAGACCTTCCTAAAGGATCCCCTGCTCACTGCCAAAGAGGGAGGCAATCTCTTTGGTTATCTCTGTGTGCTGGATGAGGTGGTCAAAGCAGGAGGAAGATCAGCCAAGGAGTCGCAAGAAATCAAAGATCTGTTGCCGCTGCTAGAACGCATTTTGAATGGCATCTTGAAGTTTCTGAATCTTTCCAACGCCAGAAGAAGACAAGCGGatgcggaggaggaggctgaCATGGCACCCAGTTTCCAGGACATGGACGAGAGTCTTCAGCTGCTGGTCAACGAGAGTGCATTTGATGCCAAAGATGATGCCGAGGCCTGCGGGAAGTACTTGCTGATGAGCTTCTGGCTGACTTTGAAAGGCTGCTGCGATTTGGCCGCCAGCATGGGCTGCTCCCTGCTCCAAACGGATGCAGCGGCTCAGGCCGATTGGGATGCTCTGCGCCGTTGCCTGGACATCAATGTGGCCGTGCTGACGCGCTGCCGCCACAAGGGCGCCATTGAGTCCGGTGGCCTGAGCATTGGCAGACTCACCCGTGGCATAACCAGAACACTGAAGAGCGAGGATAAAGGATTCCAGCTGCTGCACGAGTGCCTCGAACGGGAGCTGCTCGCCGAGAGCCGGCAGGTGAGCACCACACGGCGTGGCGCTGGTTTTGCCATCATGTTCCTGCACGTCCTGAAGAACGACAATCCGCGGCATCGTTTGATCTTACACCGAGCCGTTCAGCAGATACTTCAGAGGCTTACGGAAAGTCGTCCGAATGTCACAGACGGTAATCACGATCGCTGGGAGGCCCTGGTCCTACACTATCTGTGCGTCCTGGTGCGGGACACGGAGCTGAGGCCGGCCATGAGCAAATACTACAACGAGATTATGATGGTGGCCATGGAGCACATCGACAACGCCGAATGGACCATCTCCAATGCGGCCCTGCAGCTGTTTGGAGCGAGTCTGGGCAAACTGGTGGGCCAGCGACAGGCCACCGAGTTCGAAACGCGGCCCGTCTGGGAGCCCAGCGAGCTGAACTACGACGAGCTGGTCTGCCTGCTGCCCAGAGCCTGCGAGCATATGCTTGACTGCTGCGACAGACGAAAGGTGGTTACCTCCTCCATTATACTCTTTCTGGGATTCCTCTCCAAAGTGGAGCACCTGCGCACCACCACCGCCCACACAGGCGGCTCAGACGTAGACCCGAGGCTGCTTCGCTTCCGGCGGCTCAGTTGGCGTCTGTTGCGGCACAGGTGCGAGCAGGTGCGTAAGCTGGCGGCCACCTGTTTTGTGCGTTCGCATGAGTTCCGCTGCGATCTGCCGGTGGCGCTGCTGGCCAGCGCCAAGCTGGCGGCTCATCTCACGGAGGAGAACTTCTACGAGGGACTGCTGTACACGCTGACCGCGGGCGTGCACAAGCTGCAGCACGAGGCACGTCACGTGTGGAGCGGGCAGCGTCTGGAGAAGTTCTTTGACGATCTGGTGACCACACTGGCAGTCACTGAGAGAGTTCGTCGCTTCAAGCCATTCACACTGAACGTGCTGTTAGAGCTATTGGAGCTGCTAAAGTCCACGGATAAGGCAGCGCTGGTGCGGCAGCTACAAGATCAGTCACAGAGCCACTAG
- the Hmu gene encoding adipocyte plasma membrane-associated protein: MGLLRALRLRIMNFMVFFLIVIILPNMPPRTTFPYKEFIVSPPKELKGALEPNFHLDGAERLLEGRVYGPECLIARSNEIYTGIHGGEIIKLSASHVTHVAKIGQPCEDIYEESRCGRPLGLAFDTQGNNLIVADAYYGIWQVDLKTNKKTLLVSPAQELDGKVKRPAKIFNTVAVGKQGDIFWTDSSSDFTIEDVVFTSFANPSGRLFKYNRAKNVSEVLLDELAFANGIALSPNEDFLVVAETGAMRLTKYYLQGAKAGQSEVFVDGLPGLPDNLTPDGEGIWVPLVVSADSEHPSGFNIFSRFPTIRVFLARMLAFFELPFRYLNSVYPNKFSQRFVHFVGHLESITLLSPKRTTVVRVDWNGNIVGSLHGFDKSVGAISHVLEFQDYLYLGSPLNQYLARVKSPKAKQPTVKVRNVRTEGDGLEASFGAPPQPTTTTPKPKPKAAPTTTTTTTTPKPTTTTTTTKRPTTTTTTTTTTTARPTTTTTTTKPPTTKPPTTTTTTPKPAASTTKRTVPTKPAPIEEHIPADTKPPTKEKLKVINKQGQGVNVEL, encoded by the exons ATGGGCCTGCTTCGCGCCTTGCGTTTGAGAATCATGAATTTCATGGTTTTCTTCCTGATAGTTATAATCCTGCCCAACATGCCGCCTCGCACCACTTTCCCCTACAAAGAATTTAT TGTGAGCCCGCCCAAAGAACTGAAGGGGGCGCTGGAGCCGAACTTTCACCTGGATGGCGCTGAGCGTCTGCTGGAAGGGCGTGTGTATGGCCCCGAATGTCTTATAGCCCGCAGCAATGAGATCTACACCGGCATTCATGGCGGTGAGATCATCAAGCTATCTGCCAGCCATGTCACACATGTGGCCAAGATCGGACAGCCGTGCG AGGACATCTATGAGGAGTCGCGATGTGGCCGTCCGCTGGGTCTGGCCTTTGACACGCAGGGCAATAACCTGATCGTGGCAGATGCTTACTACGGCATCTGGCAAGTCGATTTGAAGACAAACAAGAAGACTCTGCTGGTGTCGCCGGCACAGGAGCTGGACGGCAAAGTCAAGCGACCGGCGAAGATTTTCAATACCGTGGCCGTCGGCAAGCAGGGGGACATCTTCTGGACGGACTCCTCGTCTGATTTTACCATCGAAGACGTGGTCTTTACCAGCTTCGCCAATCCCTCGGGCCG TCTTTTCAAATACAATCGCGCGAAGAATGTTAGCGAGGTGCTGTTGGACGAGCTGGCCTTTGCCAATGGCATTGCGTTGAGCCCCAACGAGGATTTCCTTGTGGTGGCCGAGACCGGAGCCATGCGCCTGACCAAGTATTACCTGCAGGGAGCCAAGGCCGGACAAAGCGAGGTCTTTGTCGATGGTCTGCCCGGCTTGCCCGATAATCTGACGCCCGATGGCGAGGGCATTTGGGTGCCCTTGGTCGTGAGCGCGGATAGCGAGCATCCCAGTGGCTTTAACATATTTTCACGCTTCCCCACCATACGCGTGTTCCTGGCCCGCATGCTAGCCTTCTTCGAACTGCCCTTCCGGTACCTGAACAGCGTGTATCCGAACAAGTTCTCGCAGCGCTTCGTCCACTTTGTGGGCCACCTGGAAAGCATCACTCTGCTGTCGCCCAAGCGCACCACTGTGGTGCGTGTGGACTGGAATGGCAATATTGTAGGATCGCTGCATGGCTTTGACAAGTCGGTGGGTGCCATCTCGCATGTCCTTGAGTTCCAGGACTACCTCTACCTGGGCTCCCCACTCAATCAATATCTGGCACGCGTCAAATCACCCAAGGCCAAACAGCCCACGGTGAAGGTGCGCAATGTGAGGACCGAGGGCGATGGTCTGGAGGCATCTTTTGGTGCACCACCGCAACCTACCACAACCACGCCCAAGCCAAAGCCCAAGGCAGCACCGACCaccacaacaacgacaaccacGCCAAAACCGACTACAACTACCACTACCACAAAGAGGCCAACGACAaccacaacgacaacgacaacgacaacggccAGGccaacgacgacaacaacaacaactaagCCACCGACAACTAAACCACCCACAACGACCACAACAACGCCAAAGCCTGCTGCCTCGACGACCAAGCGCACAGTGCCTACGAAACCGGCGCCCATCGAGGAACACATTCCAGCGGACACGAAGCCTCCGACAAAGGAGAAGCTCAAGGTCATCAACAAGCAGGGTCAGGGCGTCAACGTGGAGCTCTAA
- the bigmax gene encoding max-like protein X, which translates to MSDNTAKEETFGMDHEQELNIKQYSRCSSAGSTHTPNSSAHNSDDDDDSGGDARHSTAANSTLSYKERRREAHTQAEQKRRDAIKKGYDSLQELVPRCQPNDSSGYKLSKALILQKSIEYIGYLNQQKVKQEDEGSALQKEVTALRIIKNGYENMLQHQQANPGPEEARLTDEAKFQVFQAILEEMFDTFQHIPMDNFKQLTTGIIPWLEEHCKPHILRNILSRTLQQMAQEAHEKQQQQAMEQETGEGFS; encoded by the exons atgagcGATAACACAGCCAAGGAGGAAACTTTCGGAATGGACCACGAGCAAGAATTGAACATCAAGCAATACTCCCGCTGCAGCAGTGCGGGCAGCACCCACACACCCAACTCCTCAGCCCACAATTCGG atgacgacgacgatagTGGCGGCGATGCCAGACACTCGACGGCGGCCAACTCGACGCTCAGCTACAAGGAGCGCAGGCGGGAGGCACACACCCAGGCGGAGCAGAAGCGACGGGACGCCATTAAGAAGGGATACGATAGTTTGCAGGAGCTGGTGCCACGTTGTCAGCCCAACGACTCCTCGGGTTACAAGCTGAGCAAAGCGCTGATACTGCAAAAGTCCATCGAGTACATTGGCTATCTGAATCAGCAGAAAGTCAAGCAAGAGGACGAGGGCTCTGCGCTGCAGAAGGAGGTGACTGCGCTGCGGATCATCAAGAATGGGTACGAGAATAtgctgcagcatcagcaggccAATCCAGGGCCAGAGGAGGCCCGCCTCACAGACGAGGCGAAATTTCAAGTG TTCCAGGCCATCTTGGAGGAAATGTTTGACACATTCCAGCACATACCGATGGACAATTTCAAGCAGTTGACGACCGGCATCATACCATGGCTGGAGGAGCACTGCAAGCCCCATATTCTCCGCAACATCCTCAGTCGCACGTTGCAGCAGATGGCGCAGGAGGCCCacgagaagcagcagcagcaggccatgGAGCAGGAGACTGGCGAGGGTTTCAGTTGA